Within the Kluyveromyces lactis strain NRRL Y-1140 chromosome A complete sequence genome, the region TACTCAGTCTTGGGAAATTGACAACATAACATAGATCTATCGTACAGTCACGTAACTCGTTTTGAAATCTCTTATTCTCAGGATCAGCAATCACTTTCTTGGACGCTTGCTTGTACCTCCGTAACGCTTTTTTCCGTTCGAAAAACCTCACCATATGATATTTCTTAGCATTTTTACGACCAACCTGCCTCAACTCTgcctctttcaattcaaactTCAAACCTTCCAACATACGTTCCTTCTCCACGATTACAGTGTCAGGAAGTACGtctcttctcttctgtAGTAGTCTCTCTACGTTTCTTATCTGTTTCTTGATCTTATTCGCTCCAGCACCAATGACACTGGCCAACTGCAACGACGAATCGTGTCTTTGTCTAGGACGTTTAGATTTACCGCTCATATTATCAATGTGGAATATGGTTTACTGCACAGTCTTTGTATCCAGGCCAGCTATTGTCCTGTTACCAACCTATTCAGCTGtacctcatctcatctcatctcataGAAGATTCTTTTCAGCTCGAATCAAAgctttatttctttttctttggcaaTGAGGTATATGAAGAGACGTGAACAAACAACGAGAGAACTCAAGAAGCGTTGTTGTCCTAGAATACCTACGAAGCAGTAGTACATAAGTATGGTATCGTAATTTTTCGAATTATATATCTGTACGTGTGCACatattttatttatatcCACACAGTAAGATGAAGTTTGCCAGGGAAAATCCCAAGGGTATCTTACAGGTAAAAGGTGCATCCTTTAAACAAGGCATTGCTCCTGGAGGGACGCGGCACCAGCAAACTCTGATCATTTTTTCCACCAATAATTAGGGTATTACAGGATATCAGACGTTTTTTTTGGAGAATTGAAGAGGGCGTGGATGTGTATGTGTTACATGGAATGAGAGAACTGACGCAAAAAGAGAGGGAAGTaaatagaagaagaagaagaatagCACTGGGGCATTCTCGCCCCAGTGTCAgtccttcttcttcctgCCGAAAAACcctctctttttcttcgtcttctgtTCCTTATTCGCATCAGAAACGGGTGCCTGATACACACCTTGTTGCTGGTACGAATTCGTCGTATTCGTATTCATATTCAAGTTCGATGGGTACCCATGA harbors:
- the EFG1 gene encoding Efg1p (similar to uniprot|P53328 Saccharomyces cerevisiae YGR272C), which encodes MSGKSKRPRQRHDSSLQLASVIGAGANKIKKQIRNVERLLQKRRDVLPDTVIVEKERMLEGLKFELKEAELRQVGRKNAKKYHMVRFFERKKALRRYKQASKKVIADPENKRFQNELRDCTIDLCYVVNFPRLSKYIALYPTGSSDAKELSEEVKKGLDSTDAKRTEFRNLVAKQLDEGTLPVSLSQILEGKRLNKDSTGVMLEEEQVEEEATEKQFNDEEEEDDFFE